Part of the Nostoc sp. ATCC 53789 genome, TGAATTAAATTATGAATACGATAAAACTGGCAATTATCACATCTCACCCAATACAATACTACGCACCTTGGTTTCGTTACCTGGCTAGTGCTGGTGATTTGCAGATTAAGGTATTTTACTTGTGGAACTTCGGTGTTACACATCAGATTGATACAGGCTTCCAGCAAGCCCTACAGTGGGATATCCCCCTCTTAGATGGATATGAATACGAGTTTGTACCAAATGTTAGTTATAAACCAGGAGTTCATCATTTTTGGGGGTTACAAAATCCATCTTTAATCTCACAAGTGAAAGCTTATAATCCTGATGCAGTCTTCTTGATGACCTACAACTACGCTAGCATCTATAAATTTCTCTGGAAATGGAATTCATCTGAGATACCGTTGCTATTTAGAGGTGATTCCCATCGACTACTACAACCTACTGGAATTAAAGCATGGGCGCGTCAGCAGTTTATTACCCAGATTTATCGCCGTTTTGCTGCTTGCCTTTATGTAGGTAAAGCTAATTATGGCTACTTTCAATATCATGGTGTACCCAGTAATCATCTATTTTTTGCTCCCCATGCTGTTGATAACGATCGCTTTTTTACTCAAGCTGAGAGTGCCAAACACCAGGCAACTATATGGAAGCAAGAATTAGGTATCCCATCGGATCATGCAGTGATTCTATTTGCAGGTAAATTTGAATCCAAAAAACGTCCTTTGGATTTACTGCAAGCTTTTTTGGCAGCAAACCTGTCTCAAGTATCGCTGCTATTTGTCGGTGCGGGTTCTTTAGAAGCAGATTTAAAAACCGCAGCTGCACACCATTCAAATATCTATTTTGCTCCTTTTCAAAATCAAAGCTTGATGCCCCGCACCTATGCTATTGCTGATTTAGTTGTGTTGCCCAGTTACGGCGCTTCAGAAACTTGGGGACTGGCAATTAACGAAGCAATGTGTTTATCTCGCCCAGTAATTGTCAGCAACCACGTGGGTTGTGCCCAAGATTTGATTCATGACAAACACAATGGGCTTGTATTTACAGCTGGTAATGTGTCAGCTTTAGTCAGTAGCCTGCAAGAAGCATTTTCTGATCGTCAGCGTTTGCGGCGCTGGGGAGAGGAAAGCCAAAAAATTGTGTCTCAATACAGCTATACTCATGCAAGCAAGGGTTTAAAACAGG contains:
- a CDS encoding glycosyltransferase family 4 protein → MNTIKLAIITSHPIQYYAPWFRYLASAGDLQIKVFYLWNFGVTHQIDTGFQQALQWDIPLLDGYEYEFVPNVSYKPGVHHFWGLQNPSLISQVKAYNPDAVFLMTYNYASIYKFLWKWNSSEIPLLFRGDSHRLLQPTGIKAWARQQFITQIYRRFAACLYVGKANYGYFQYHGVPSNHLFFAPHAVDNDRFFTQAESAKHQATIWKQELGIPSDHAVILFAGKFESKKRPLDLLQAFLAANLSQVSLLFVGAGSLEADLKTAAAHHSNIYFAPFQNQSLMPRTYAIADLVVLPSYGASETWGLAINEAMCLSRPVIVSNHVGCAQDLIHDKHNGLVFTAGNVSALVSSLQEAFSDRQRLRRWGEESQKIVSQYSYTHASKGLKQALQYVIAPSKEKFQLNK